A part of Trichocoleus sp. genomic DNA contains:
- the glgX gene encoding glycogen debranching protein GlgX, which yields MGVRYTYTYDGFQLCHGKPFPFGATVVPGGVNFSIYSNHASLGTLVLFKKGAARPFAEIPFLREFRLGNVVSMIVLDLDYEDLEYGYRMDGPYSPTDGHRFDASKILLDPYAEAIGGREVWGAVPRENDIYPYRARIFAEDFDWEDDRPLEIPTEDLVIYEMHVRGFTRHSSSGVAPAARGTFAGIIEKIPYLKELGVNCVELMPIFEFDELDNPRLNPLTGERLFNYWGYSTIGFYAPKAGYAASGAIGQEINELKTLIKALHQNGIEVMLDVVFNHTAEGNESGPTISFRGLDNKTYYMLAPDGSYFNFSGCGNTLNCNHPVVRVFVLECLRYWAAEYHIDGFRFDLASILGRDPTGEPLMNPPLLENLAFDPVLAKCKLIAEAWDAGGLYQVGSFPRYHQRWEEWNGKYRDAARKFLSGNGSVKEMALRLQGSPDLYAKSGGTVDSSVNFITAHDGFTLADLVSYNQKHNEANGENNQDGMNDNDSWNCGVEGVTADPKIMALRQRQMRNAIAMLMLSQGIPMILMGDEMGRSQQGNNNAYCHDSELTWLNWNLLKTNIAFFRFVKNCIAFRHAHPMLRNRQFFTEKDYMGYGYPDVSWHGVEAWKPDWADYSRTLAFLLCGKYAKGGTAPDDFIYVAMNVHWEPHVFELPDLPIGLKWHTFINTAQKPPQDIWEPGTEPELLNQHKIAIGARSTVVLVGR from the coding sequence ATGGGCGTTCGATATACCTACACCTACGATGGCTTTCAACTTTGTCATGGAAAGCCTTTTCCGTTTGGTGCAACGGTCGTTCCGGGTGGAGTCAACTTCTCGATTTACTCCAATCACGCCTCACTTGGAACCCTTGTTCTCTTTAAAAAAGGTGCAGCCAGACCCTTTGCGGAAATTCCCTTTTTGCGAGAGTTTCGGTTGGGCAACGTGGTCAGCATGATTGTTCTAGATTTGGACTATGAAGATCTGGAATATGGCTACCGGATGGATGGTCCTTATAGCCCCACAGACGGACATCGCTTTGATGCCAGTAAAATCTTGCTCGACCCTTATGCAGAAGCGATCGGCGGCAGAGAAGTTTGGGGTGCAGTGCCGCGAGAGAACGATATTTACCCTTACCGTGCCCGCATTTTTGCCGAAGATTTTGACTGGGAGGACGATCGCCCCCTAGAAATCCCGACAGAAGATCTGGTGATCTATGAAATGCATGTTCGGGGGTTTACGCGGCATTCTTCATCTGGTGTGGCACCTGCGGCTCGTGGCACCTTTGCCGGAATCATTGAAAAAATTCCTTACCTCAAGGAACTGGGCGTGAACTGCGTAGAACTGATGCCCATCTTTGAGTTTGACGAACTGGATAATCCCAGGCTCAATCCCCTGACGGGAGAAAGGCTGTTTAACTACTGGGGCTACAGCACGATCGGGTTTTATGCGCCGAAGGCAGGCTATGCCGCATCAGGGGCGATCGGGCAAGAAATTAACGAATTGAAAACGCTGATTAAAGCGCTGCATCAAAACGGCATTGAAGTGATGCTGGATGTGGTGTTTAACCATACCGCAGAGGGAAATGAAAGTGGTCCGACGATTTCCTTCCGGGGGTTGGATAATAAGACCTACTATATGCTGGCTCCGGACGGGTCGTACTTTAATTTCAGCGGATGCGGCAACACGCTCAACTGTAATCACCCCGTCGTGCGGGTTTTTGTGCTGGAGTGTCTGCGCTACTGGGCGGCGGAATATCACATTGATGGATTCCGGTTTGACCTCGCCTCAATTTTGGGGCGCGATCCTACAGGCGAACCCTTGATGAATCCACCTTTGCTGGAAAATCTGGCGTTTGACCCGGTGCTGGCAAAATGCAAGCTGATCGCGGAAGCCTGGGATGCAGGCGGTTTATATCAGGTTGGCTCATTTCCTCGCTATCACCAGCGCTGGGAGGAATGGAACGGCAAATATCGAGATGCTGCCCGGAAGTTTTTGAGCGGCAACGGCAGCGTCAAGGAAATGGCTCTGCGGCTGCAAGGCTCACCTGACCTCTATGCCAAATCTGGCGGGACAGTGGATAGCTCCGTTAACTTCATCACGGCTCACGATGGGTTCACGTTGGCAGACCTCGTTTCCTACAACCAGAAACACAACGAGGCAAATGGCGAGAACAACCAGGACGGCATGAATGACAACGATAGCTGGAACTGTGGCGTTGAAGGGGTAACTGCCGATCCCAAGATTATGGCGCTACGGCAGCGGCAAATGCGAAACGCGATCGCCATGCTGATGCTTAGTCAGGGCATTCCGATGATTTTGATGGGGGATGAAATGGGTCGATCGCAGCAGGGCAACAACAACGCCTACTGTCATGACTCAGAACTCACCTGGCTCAACTGGAATCTACTGAAGACTAACATCGCCTTTTTCCGCTTCGTCAAAAACTGCATTGCCTTTCGTCATGCCCACCCGATGCTGCGAAACCGCCAGTTCTTTACCGAAAAAGACTATATGGGTTATGGCTACCCGGATGTTAGCTGGCATGGTGTCGAAGCCTGGAAACCTGACTGGGCAGACTATAGCCGCACGCTTGCCTTCCTGCTCTGCGGTAAGTACGCCAAAGGTGGCACAGCACCCGATGATTTTATCTATGTGGCGATGAATGTCCATTGGGAACCCCACGTTTTTGAACTTCCAGATCTGCCGATCGGCTTGAAGTGGCATACCTTCATCAATACAGCCCAAAAGCCCCCGCAAGACATTTGGGAACCCGGAACCGAACCCGAACTCTTAAATCAGCACAAAATTGCGATCGGTGCACGATCGACCGTTGTTTTAGTGGGAAGGTAA
- a CDS encoding DUF6737 family protein, translating into MPESSEEMQRSKTVWDYKPWWCQPWSILLTGTGLIAASWFLLHNRWITGFVAVPLLLWMSFFLVIYPQLVAESGLLDREIASDENGSS; encoded by the coding sequence ATGCCTGAGTCGTCAGAAGAAATGCAGCGATCGAAAACGGTGTGGGACTACAAACCCTGGTGGTGTCAGCCCTGGTCAATTTTGCTAACCGGAACGGGGCTAATTGCAGCGAGTTGGTTCCTGCTGCATAACCGCTGGATTACGGGCTTCGTTGCTGTGCCGCTCCTGCTCTGGATGAGCTTTTTTTTGGTGATTTATCCGCAGCTTGTCGCTGAAAGTGGGCTACTAGACAGGGAAATTGCTTCTGATGAAAACGGCTCTTCCTGA
- a CDS encoding site-2 protease family protein: MIWLLLLFGLITYFIVQHSVANLTRTPVWLLWLVMMIPILIWTGWVVLRGDTPMPFSLLITPFFVCSILYWMLVQWGRSVPPGSEQKTAQSQTQEAITVVEPKSAVRAIDREEEANLQNCFPWSVYYLQNIEHRPQALICRGQLRTSPEAAYSTIQKNVEAQFKDRFLVVFQEGLNGKPFFALVPNPYAKSVSQSATAATQAKITRPGLALGLLLATFLTTMLAGVLMSRPDPQLPSSPSELLAGLPYALSLLTILGIHELGHYWVARRHQIRATLPYFIPVPPAGIFPFGTFGAFIQLRSPIPNRKALFDVGIAGPLAGFIATIPILLWGLAHSTPIPLSEQSGLLNMASFKPTASLLLALLSKAALGSQVTAETALKLHPLAIAGCLGLVVTALNLMPVGQLDGGHIVHAMFGQRLGAVIGQIARFLVLGLSFVQQELLFWAILLFLMPVVDEPALNDVSELDNRRDFLGLVALGLLVIIILPAPYALTQFLF, encoded by the coding sequence ATGATTTGGCTGCTCCTACTGTTTGGACTCATTACCTACTTCATTGTGCAGCACAGTGTTGCCAACTTAACGCGCACTCCAGTCTGGTTACTTTGGCTGGTGATGATGATCCCCATTCTGATCTGGACTGGGTGGGTGGTGCTCCGAGGAGACACGCCAATGCCATTCTCACTGCTGATTACTCCCTTTTTCGTCTGCTCTATCCTTTATTGGATGTTGGTTCAGTGGGGGCGTTCTGTCCCACCGGGTTCAGAGCAGAAAACTGCACAGTCTCAAACCCAGGAAGCCATAACCGTTGTAGAACCGAAATCCGCTGTTCGAGCGATCGATCGAGAAGAAGAAGCAAATTTACAAAACTGCTTTCCCTGGTCGGTTTATTATCTGCAAAATATCGAGCATCGTCCCCAAGCGCTTATTTGTCGGGGGCAGCTCCGTACTTCACCAGAAGCCGCCTACTCAACCATTCAGAAGAACGTTGAAGCGCAGTTTAAAGATCGCTTTCTGGTGGTGTTTCAGGAAGGCTTGAATGGGAAGCCCTTTTTTGCGCTGGTGCCCAATCCTTATGCCAAATCAGTGTCCCAATCTGCGACAGCAGCAACTCAAGCCAAAATAACACGTCCTGGGCTGGCGCTCGGATTACTGCTGGCAACCTTTCTGACAACAATGCTCGCTGGCGTTTTGATGAGCCGCCCTGACCCTCAACTGCCCAGCAGCCCATCTGAACTGCTGGCTGGCTTGCCTTATGCCCTGTCTTTATTGACGATTCTAGGCATTCATGAACTGGGACACTATTGGGTTGCTCGTCGCCACCAGATTCGCGCTACCCTGCCTTACTTTATTCCCGTTCCGCCTGCTGGAATCTTTCCCTTTGGCACGTTTGGAGCATTCATCCAGCTTCGATCGCCCATTCCCAATCGCAAAGCTTTGTTTGATGTCGGCATTGCTGGCCCACTTGCCGGATTTATTGCCACAATTCCAATTCTGCTCTGGGGCTTAGCCCATTCCACCCCCATTCCCCTCAGTGAGCAATCTGGGCTGCTAAACATGGCTTCGTTTAAGCCAACGGCTTCGCTGCTGTTAGCCCTCCTGAGTAAAGCGGCACTGGGAAGCCAGGTCACGGCTGAGACTGCCCTGAAGCTGCATCCGCTGGCAATTGCGGGCTGTTTGGGCTTAGTGGTAACAGCGCTGAACCTGATGCCCGTTGGGCAACTCGACGGCGGACATATTGTTCATGCCATGTTTGGGCAACGTTTGGGAGCAGTGATCGGTCAAATTGCACGATTTCTGGTGCTTGGTTTGTCTTTTGTCCAGCAAGAGCTGCTGTTTTGGGCAATCCTGCTGTTTTTGATGCCTGTCGTGGATGAGCCTGCCCTCAATGATGTGAGCGAATTAGACAACCGCCGCGATTTTCTTGGACTGGTCGCTTTAGGGCTACTGGTGATCATCATTTTGCCTGCTCCCTATGCATTGACTCAGTTTTTGTTCTAG
- the thrC gene encoding threonine synthase, with protein MGWRGLIETYRRYLPVTDQTPVVTLLEGNTPLIPAPAIAAQIGREVQVWVKYDGLNPTGSFKDRGMTMAVSKAKEAGAEVVICASTGNTSAAAAAYARRAGMRAYVLIPDGYVALGKLAQALLYGAEVLAVQGNFDRALEIVREMAEHYPITLVNSVNPYRLEGQKTAAFEIVDVLGDAPDWLCIPVGNAGNITAYWMGFCQYHQEKKCSQLPRMMGFQAAGASPLVTGQPVAHPETLATAIRIGNPASWNLAVAAKDASQGQFNAVTDEEILHAYRLLAAEEGIFCEPASAASVAGLLKVKDQVPAGAKIVCVLTGNGLKDPDTAIKHCQNQFKTGIEANRTAVAQVMGF; from the coding sequence ATCGGCTGGCGCGGTTTGATCGAAACTTACCGCCGCTATTTGCCCGTGACGGATCAAACCCCAGTGGTGACGCTGCTGGAAGGCAACACCCCTCTCATTCCTGCTCCCGCAATTGCCGCTCAAATTGGGCGAGAGGTGCAGGTTTGGGTCAAATATGATGGACTGAACCCGACTGGCAGCTTTAAAGATCGGGGCATGACAATGGCGGTGTCGAAGGCGAAAGAAGCCGGAGCAGAAGTCGTGATCTGTGCCAGTACAGGTAATACTTCCGCTGCTGCTGCTGCCTATGCCAGACGTGCCGGAATGCGAGCTTATGTGCTAATTCCTGATGGCTATGTGGCGTTGGGTAAGCTAGCGCAAGCCTTACTTTATGGGGCAGAAGTCCTCGCAGTGCAGGGAAACTTCGATCGCGCCCTGGAAATTGTGCGAGAGATGGCAGAGCATTACCCGATTACGCTGGTAAATTCTGTCAACCCATACCGTCTGGAAGGTCAAAAAACCGCAGCATTTGAGATTGTGGATGTGTTGGGCGATGCGCCAGACTGGCTCTGCATCCCGGTGGGAAATGCTGGAAATATCACGGCTTACTGGATGGGCTTCTGCCAGTATCACCAGGAGAAAAAATGCAGTCAATTGCCGCGCATGATGGGCTTCCAGGCAGCAGGGGCTTCGCCGCTCGTTACGGGTCAACCTGTAGCGCATCCTGAAACCCTGGCGACTGCGATTCGGATTGGCAATCCGGCAAGCTGGAATTTAGCAGTTGCTGCGAAAGATGCCAGCCAAGGACAGTTTAACGCTGTGACAGATGAAGAAATTTTGCACGCCTATCGCCTGCTGGCTGCTGAAGAAGGAATTTTCTGTGAGCCTGCCAGTGCTGCCTCTGTTGCAGGGCTGCTCAAGGTGAAAGACCAGGTTCCGGCTGGAGCCAAAATTGTCTGTGTCCTCACCGGAAACGGTCTAAAAGACCCAGATACGGCAATCAAGCACTGCCAGAACCAGTTTAAGACCGGGATTGAGGCGAATCGAACAGCGGTAGCTCAAGTAATGGGTTTCTAG
- a CDS encoding MBL fold metallo-hydrolase, whose protein sequence is MRDRYSADRIPDSRRDTTATSNALRFPMINPLESDSSTAAITATPESDRSSASSPAKPPRSVCDPVFAFPPNRDTLGGTAYLILEETGNILVDCPAWDDATRSFLEAKGGVRWLFITHRVAIGKVKEIQQTLGCQVLIQEQEAYLLPQLQVTAFQQEFHLSQMTQAIWTPGHSPGSACLYHSRCGGILFTGRHLLPNSQGDPMPLRIAKTFHWRRQIQSIQALLDRFSPETLNLICPGANTGFLRGQRSIDQAYQRLSHLDLEALLQMKAGL, encoded by the coding sequence TTGAGAGACCGCTATTCTGCCGATCGCATTCCTGACTCTAGACGTGATACAACTGCCACCTCCAATGCCCTAAGGTTCCCGATGATCAATCCGCTTGAGTCCGATTCCAGTACCGCCGCAATCACAGCAACCCCTGAATCTGATCGAAGCTCGGCAAGCTCTCCTGCAAAACCCCCTCGTTCGGTTTGTGATCCGGTTTTTGCCTTTCCTCCCAACCGCGATACGCTGGGTGGCACCGCCTACTTAATTCTGGAAGAGACTGGCAATATTCTGGTGGACTGTCCTGCCTGGGATGACGCAACCAGGTCGTTCTTGGAGGCAAAGGGTGGAGTGCGGTGGCTGTTCATCACTCATCGCGTAGCAATTGGCAAGGTAAAAGAAATTCAGCAGACGTTGGGCTGCCAGGTATTGATTCAGGAGCAAGAAGCCTATTTACTGCCGCAGCTCCAGGTCACAGCCTTTCAGCAAGAATTTCACCTGAGCCAAATGACTCAAGCCATCTGGACACCCGGGCATTCTCCTGGCTCTGCCTGCCTTTATCACAGCCGCTGTGGCGGCATTTTGTTTACCGGACGCCATCTTCTGCCCAACTCTCAAGGCGACCCTATGCCGCTCCGCATCGCCAAAACCTTCCACTGGCGGCGACAAATTCAGAGCATTCAAGCATTGCTCGATCGATTCAGCCCAGAAACCCTCAACCTCATTTGTCCTGGCGCTAACACTGGATTCTTGCGAGGGCAGCGATCGATCGACCAGGCATATCAACGGCTGAGCCATTTGGATTTGGAAGCATTGCTGCAAATGAAAGCGGGACTGTAA